Below is a genomic region from Gillisia sp. Hel_I_86.
ACAAAAGAAACCCTACAAATGGTAGCGGAGGTTTTTAATGAGGGAAGGGAAGATCTGGAATATTTAGAGGAATTCAATAAAACCAAAAACAAATTTATCAAAGAACAATAAAAATCAATACCCATGAAAAAATCAATTTTAGTTATTGCCTTAAGTTTAGTTTCATTAATAGGATATTCTCAGAGTTTTGAGAAATATGAAAACATGAAAGAAGTAGATGCCATGATCATGACCAGTAAAATGTTCAAGTTATTGGCTAAAGTAGACTTAAGCTCCACAGATCCTGAAGCGCAGCAATACATCAAATTAATAGAAAATCTTAAGGAAATAAGGATGTTTTCCAGTGCTGCACCGGGAGTGCGATCCCAAATGCAGTCTGATGTTGCTTCCTACCTAAGCAACGGCTCCTTAGAGCAATTGATGAGGGTGAATGAAGATGGGAAGAATATTAAGTTTTATTCCAAACCGGGGAGAAACGACAACTTTGTAAGCGAACTGTTCATGTTCATGGACGGAGAAAAAGAGGGAAAACCAATTTCTATGATCCTTAGTATTACGGGCGATATAGATCTTACTCAACTTTCTAAGCTTGCTACAGATTTAAAAGTTCCAGGTGCCGAAGAATTAAAGAAGGCCAATAAAAAATCTAAAATATAAATCATGAAGATTTTTAAAAATATAAGTCTTTTTTGTGCAGTCGTTCTTATGATGTCTTGTAATAGTAATCAGAGTTTACAAGAATATTATGTAGATAATCAAGGGGACAAGGAGTTTGTTGCCGTGGATGTGCCTACAAGCCTGTTTGCAAATGTTGAAAAGCTGACTGAAGATCAGAAAAAAACTTTGGAGACCGTTAAGAAGATCAATATTTTGGCGATACCCAAGAAGGAAGAGAACCAAGCTAAAATAGCAACCGAAAAGACCAAGATATCCAATATCTTAAAGGATGAGAAATATCAGCTTTTAATAAAATACGGTGGAGGCGACTCTAAAATGGAGGTGTATTATACGGGTAGCGAAGAAGCCGTAGATGAAATTATTGTTTATGGGGAAGATAAAATAAAAGGAATGGGAATTGCCAGGGTTTTAGGAGATAATATGAATCCATCAGATATTTTGCAGTTGGTAAGATCTATGCAAAAAGGAGATTTGGATTTGGAAGGTTTAAAAGGAATTTCTAAAATGTTTTCTAAGGATCAACTATAAGCAGATTAATAATAAAAAAAAGCCCTTGAGGAAATTTCCTCAAGGGCTTTTTTAATTTTCTAAGTAGATATTAAATACCTGTATAGTTTTGTGGAGTAATGGCTTTTAATTCATTTTTGATCTCTTGGGATACTTCAAGGGTCTCAATGAAATCCCCCATACTTTGTTTGGTAATAGCTGCGTTGGTCCTAGTTAAACCTTTAAGAGCTTCATAAGGATTAGGATATCCTTCTCGTCTCAAAATAGTTTGAATTGCTTCTGCAACAACAGCCCAGTTATTTTCTAAATCGAGTTTGATCTTGTCTTCATTCAAAAGAAGTTTGTTCAATCCTTTCAAAGTAGATTGAAATGCAATAAGGGTATGCCCAATTGGCACTCCAATATTTCTTAGAACGGTACTGTCTGTAAGGTCCCTTTGTAACCTGCTCACAGGAAGTTTTGATGATAAATGCTCGAAAATGGCATTTGCGATGCCAAGGTTTCCTTCACTGTTTTCAAAATCTATAGGATTAACTTTATGAGGCATTGCAGAAGAACCTACTTCTCCTTTTTTTATACTTTGCTTGAAATAATCCATAGAAACATAGGTCCAAAAG
It encodes:
- a CDS encoding DUF4252 domain-containing protein, whose amino-acid sequence is MKIFKNISLFCAVVLMMSCNSNQSLQEYYVDNQGDKEFVAVDVPTSLFANVEKLTEDQKKTLETVKKINILAIPKKEENQAKIATEKTKISNILKDEKYQLLIKYGGGDSKMEVYYTGSEEAVDEIIVYGEDKIKGMGIARVLGDNMNPSDILQLVRSMQKGDLDLEGLKGISKMFSKDQL
- a CDS encoding DUF4252 domain-containing protein, translating into MKKSILVIALSLVSLIGYSQSFEKYENMKEVDAMIMTSKMFKLLAKVDLSSTDPEAQQYIKLIENLKEIRMFSSAAPGVRSQMQSDVASYLSNGSLEQLMRVNEDGKNIKFYSKPGRNDNFVSELFMFMDGEKEGKPISMILSITGDIDLTQLSKLATDLKVPGAEELKKANKKSKI